From the genome of Pukyongia salina, one region includes:
- a CDS encoding sugar phosphate isomerase/epimerase family protein: protein MKTIKGPAVFLAQFMDDKAPFNSLDGLCKWAADLGYKGIQIPTWESRLIDLTLAGESKMYCDELKGKIAEYGLEITELSTHLQGQLVAVHPAYDIMFDNFAPDDCKNNPKKRTEWARQQVISAARASKHLGLKAHATFSGALLWHTWHPWPQRPAGLVEMGFEELAKRWLPLLNEYEENGVAVCYEIHPGEDLHDGVTFERFLKATGNHKAVNILYDPSHFVLQQLDYIEYIDHYHEFIKAFHVKDSEFNPTGKKGAFGGYGDWKDRAGRYRSLGDGQIDFKTVFSKLSEYGCDVWAVMEWECVIKSPEQGAREGAKFISDHIIEVTQKRFDDFAGSEIDKEKLKRILGL from the coding sequence ATGAAAACAATAAAAGGTCCTGCAGTATTCTTAGCTCAGTTCATGGACGATAAGGCTCCTTTTAACTCCCTTGACGGTTTGTGTAAATGGGCGGCCGATCTGGGGTACAAAGGTATACAGATACCTACCTGGGAAAGCCGATTGATTGATCTTACCCTGGCCGGTGAAAGTAAGATGTATTGCGACGAACTAAAAGGAAAGATCGCCGAATACGGACTGGAGATCACCGAGTTATCCACCCATCTTCAGGGACAGCTGGTGGCAGTTCATCCTGCTTACGATATAATGTTCGACAATTTTGCGCCGGACGACTGCAAGAACAATCCTAAAAAACGTACCGAATGGGCGAGACAGCAAGTAATTAGCGCAGCCCGGGCCAGCAAGCATTTAGGATTAAAGGCGCATGCTACCTTTAGCGGTGCCTTGTTATGGCATACGTGGCATCCCTGGCCTCAACGTCCTGCCGGACTTGTTGAAATGGGGTTTGAAGAACTCGCAAAACGCTGGTTGCCCCTTCTCAATGAATATGAAGAAAATGGAGTTGCGGTTTGTTATGAGATTCATCCGGGAGAAGACTTACACGACGGGGTGACTTTCGAACGATTTCTGAAAGCCACTGGCAATCACAAGGCAGTGAATATTCTCTATGATCCTAGTCATTTTGTATTACAACAACTGGATTATATAGAATACATAGACCATTATCACGAGTTCATCAAGGCATTCCATGTAAAAGATTCGGAGTTTAATCCCACTGGGAAAAAGGGAGCATTTGGTGGATATGGTGATTGGAAAGACCGGGCCGGGCGTTACAGATCTCTGGGTGACGGGCAGATCGACTTTAAGACTGTATTTAGCAAACTTTCTGAATACGGTTGTGATGTATGGGCTGTAATGGAATGGGAATGTGTTATAAAAAGTCCGGAGCAAGGTGCCAGAGAAGGCGCTAAGTTTATAAGCGACCATATTATCGAAGTAACACAAAAACGATTCGATGACTTCGCCGGATCTGAAATAGACAAAGAAAAATTGAAGAGAATACTAGGACTATAA
- a CDS encoding 3-keto-disaccharide hydrolase, which yields MKKILLFAFTAVIMFSCKEKTKEESLNMDENMEMTEEENTDDNSEWIVLFDGTSFDNWRGYLSETMYDNWTIEDGAMAFTPGEEGGKNIITKDQYTNFVLSLEWKISEAGNSGIFWGVHEDEKYPEAYQTGPEIQVLDNEKHPDAKVGDGVHTAGSLYDMIKPSKDVTKPVGEWNHCVIEIDHKTNKGKVTLNGTEIVSFPVHGDEWDAMVANSKFKDWEGFGKYQTGHIGLQDHSDKVWFRNIKIRRLD from the coding sequence ATGAAGAAGATTTTATTGTTTGCTTTTACCGCAGTAATTATGTTTAGTTGTAAAGAAAAAACAAAGGAGGAAAGCCTGAATATGGACGAAAACATGGAAATGACCGAAGAGGAAAATACCGACGATAATAGTGAATGGATCGTATTGTTCGATGGTACTTCCTTCGATAACTGGAGGGGTTATTTATCTGAAACCATGTACGACAACTGGACTATTGAAGATGGTGCCATGGCGTTTACACCGGGAGAAGAAGGCGGTAAGAACATCATTACAAAAGACCAGTATACCAACTTTGTACTATCGCTAGAATGGAAAATATCTGAGGCAGGAAATAGTGGGATATTTTGGGGTGTTCATGAAGATGAGAAATACCCGGAGGCCTACCAAACAGGCCCAGAGATCCAGGTGTTAGACAATGAAAAACATCCCGACGCCAAGGTAGGAGATGGAGTCCATACTGCCGGATCTCTTTACGATATGATAAAACCCTCTAAAGATGTCACCAAACCGGTAGGGGAATGGAACCACTGTGTGATCGAGATCGATCATAAAACCAATAAAGGAAAAGTAACCCTTAACGGTACAGAGATCGTAAGCTTCCCAGTACATGGTGACGAATGGGATGCCATGGTGGCAAACTCGAAATTTAAAGATTGGGAAGGCTTCGGAAAATACCAAACCGGACACATTGGTCTACAGGATCATAGTGATAAGGTGTGGTTTAGAAATATAAAGATCAGGAGGCTCGATTAA
- a CDS encoding SdpI family protein, with the protein MGSMSDTGQLWWALGYCGFMMLLAFIIKRYPPKKINPFYGYRTKRSMKNPKTWEAANKYAAQLMLQFCLYSFLIPAVTYLLIPGWNLLITVIGNTILILLVIFYTEKHLSNLFDENGDLI; encoded by the coding sequence ATGGGATCGATGAGTGATACAGGCCAACTTTGGTGGGCCCTGGGATATTGTGGATTTATGATGCTACTGGCGTTTATCATAAAAAGATATCCCCCTAAAAAAATCAATCCCTTCTATGGCTACCGAACAAAAAGGTCTATGAAAAATCCAAAGACCTGGGAAGCGGCCAATAAATATGCTGCTCAATTAATGTTGCAGTTTTGCCTTTACAGCTTTCTTATCCCGGCTGTAACTTATTTACTGATCCCCGGTTGGAATTTACTTATTACCGTTATTGGTAATACCATCCTGATACTTCTGGTAATTTTTTATACAGAAAAACATCTATCCAACCTCTTCGATGAGAATGGTGATCTTATATAA
- a CDS encoding YicC/YloC family endoribonuclease codes for MIKSMTGYGKSVIELPTKKITVEIKSLNSKNMDLNARVPSAYREKELMLRNRISKSLSRGKVDFNLYVELTGESTNSVVNESVVKQYMGQLSEIADGDATDLLKMAIRLPDALKTEREEIDETEFNKIVEAVDQALEAINKYRASEGNALETEFLQRVVNIDALLAEVIEMDPQRIENVKDRLRKAISELKESVDENRFEQELIYYLEKYDITEEQVRLKNHLDYFKETLENHTSNGKKLGFISQEIGREINTIGSKANYAPMQQLVVQMKDELEKIKEQALNVL; via the coding sequence ATGATAAAGTCCATGACCGGTTACGGTAAAAGTGTAATAGAATTACCTACAAAGAAAATTACCGTAGAAATAAAATCACTGAATAGTAAAAATATGGACCTCAACGCAAGAGTTCCATCTGCCTATCGTGAGAAAGAATTAATGCTGCGTAATCGAATTTCAAAATCGCTTTCCAGGGGAAAAGTGGATTTCAACTTATACGTAGAATTAACCGGCGAATCTACCAATTCTGTAGTAAACGAATCTGTGGTTAAGCAATATATGGGCCAACTTTCTGAAATAGCCGACGGGGACGCAACAGACCTGCTGAAAATGGCTATCCGTCTACCCGATGCATTAAAAACCGAAAGAGAAGAGATAGACGAAACCGAATTCAATAAAATAGTAGAAGCGGTCGATCAGGCCCTTGAAGCTATTAACAAATATCGTGCAAGTGAAGGTAATGCGCTCGAAACCGAATTTCTCCAGAGAGTAGTAAATATTGATGCTCTTTTGGCAGAAGTGATCGAGATGGACCCACAGCGAATAGAGAACGTAAAGGATAGGTTACGGAAAGCGATTTCCGAATTAAAGGAAAGTGTGGATGAGAATAGATTTGAGCAGGAACTTATCTACTATCTCGAAAAATACGATATCACCGAAGAGCAGGTGAGGCTGAAAAATCATTTAGACTATTTTAAGGAAACCTTAGAGAACCATACGTCGAACGGAAAAAAACTAGGGTTTATTTCCCAGGAAATTGGACGTGAGATCAATACAATTGGAAGCAAAGCGAACTATGCTCCTATGCAGCAGCTGGTCGTTCAGATGAAGGACGAATTGGAAAAGATCAAGGAACAAGCGTTAAATGTGCTGTAA
- the gmk gene encoding guanylate kinase, whose protein sequence is MKGGKLIVFSAPSGSGKTTIVRHLLKQDHLNLAFSVSATSRQPRGAEKEGEDYYFISTEEFKKHIKNNDFLEWEEVYRDNFYGTLQSEVNRLWAMGKNVIFDIDVVGGLRIKKKYPEKTLAVFVEPPSVEELKIRLKKRKTEDDQKINMRIAKASIEMATAPQFDHVIVNDNLDDALKQAETLVLKHISSNTDPETVKEDSEE, encoded by the coding sequence ATGAAAGGCGGAAAACTCATAGTGTTTTCGGCACCCTCCGGAAGTGGTAAGACAACCATCGTGAGGCATTTACTCAAGCAGGATCATTTAAATCTTGCTTTTTCAGTTTCTGCTACATCCAGGCAGCCAAGAGGTGCCGAAAAAGAAGGAGAAGATTATTATTTCATTTCTACTGAAGAGTTCAAAAAACATATAAAAAACAACGATTTTCTCGAGTGGGAAGAGGTGTACCGGGATAATTTCTACGGAACCTTGCAATCTGAAGTTAACAGATTATGGGCGATGGGCAAGAACGTGATCTTCGATATAGATGTGGTTGGCGGGCTTCGTATTAAGAAAAAATATCCCGAAAAGACCCTGGCAGTATTTGTAGAGCCCCCAAGTGTTGAGGAATTAAAGATCCGTCTAAAAAAAAGAAAGACTGAAGACGACCAAAAGATAAATATGAGGATCGCCAAGGCTTCCATTGAAATGGCCACGGCTCCACAATTTGATCATGTGATCGTGAATGATAATCTGGATGACGCCCTAAAACAAGCCGAAACTCTGGTGTTGAAACATATCTCGTCTAATACAGATCCTGAAACAGTTAAAGAAGATTCAGAAGAATAA
- the nadD gene encoding nicotinate (nicotinamide) nucleotide adenylyltransferase has protein sequence MRGSKKIGLYFGTFNPIHVGHLTIANYMVEFSDLDEVWLVVTPHNPHKKKNSLLDDVHRLTMVRIAVEDYPKLKASSIEFDLPQPNYTVNTLAHLEEKYPEYNFCLIMGEDNLKSFHKWKNYEVILDRYAIYVYPRISEGRTESQFIDHPAISLVEAPIMELSSTFIRNAIKKNKNIRPMLPDAVWKYLDEMNFYR, from the coding sequence ATGAGGGGAAGCAAGAAAATCGGATTGTACTTCGGAACTTTTAACCCTATTCATGTTGGCCATCTTACCATTGCCAATTATATGGTGGAATTTAGCGATCTGGACGAAGTCTGGTTAGTGGTCACGCCCCACAATCCACACAAAAAGAAAAACTCCCTCCTGGACGACGTTCATCGTCTTACCATGGTGCGCATTGCAGTAGAGGATTATCCTAAACTTAAAGCGAGTTCTATCGAATTCGATCTGCCCCAGCCCAATTATACGGTCAATACACTTGCCCATTTGGAAGAAAAGTATCCAGAATATAATTTCTGCCTAATCATGGGAGAAGATAACTTGAAGAGTTTTCATAAGTGGAAAAACTACGAAGTAATTTTGGATCGATATGCTATTTATGTCTATCCGCGTATTTCGGAAGGCAGGACAGAATCCCAATTTATAGATCATCCCGCCATATCCCTGGTCGAGGCACCTATAATGGAACTTTCATCTACTTTTATTAGAAACGCCATTAAGAAAAATAAGAATATCCGACCCATGTTGCCGGATGCGGTCTGGAAATATCTGGACGAGATGAATTTCTACCGATAA
- a CDS encoding nicotinic acid mononucleotide adenyltransferase gives MKKVKLFLGAAIVALMFTSCYTEVVVEDPYVDPVPSITLGELVSSYELWYVDIDRSSGNGYIPFMQKAFTVSFQNGTMYANNNLVGIGAQGYGFGIDVGFYNTHNIELDISHDIDGFYSFEVTQLNNNEIELYYPPLQLSYILVGYQRNTFNYDALFYDNIHYFIQEYVAWEKTYTSPYGEPNEFDYENYLQFLPGGGNGNFQSSEDPNGMNINSIYWDYTGIYNVDDVPGDPYLKYLTLDYDFMGNEYFQLTVINDHTIELFHEFSGTVYRFTGKGYIQYKNTDGKLRKSKKDIEKEMIKISKF, from the coding sequence ATGAAGAAAGTAAAACTATTTTTAGGAGCAGCCATTGTGGCGCTGATGTTTACTTCGTGTTATACCGAAGTAGTTGTAGAAGATCCGTATGTGGATCCTGTACCATCTATTACGTTGGGTGAACTAGTTTCCTCTTACGAATTATGGTATGTGGATATAGATCGCAGTTCGGGTAACGGATATATTCCATTTATGCAGAAGGCATTTACTGTTTCCTTTCAGAATGGAACAATGTATGCCAATAATAACCTGGTTGGCATAGGTGCTCAGGGATATGGCTTCGGAATTGATGTAGGGTTTTATAACACGCATAATATTGAGTTAGACATCTCGCATGATATCGACGGATTTTACTCCTTCGAAGTGACTCAGCTCAATAACAACGAGATCGAATTGTATTACCCGCCCTTACAGCTTTCGTATATACTGGTTGGATATCAGAGAAACACCTTTAACTATGATGCTTTATTCTACGATAACATACATTATTTTATACAAGAATATGTAGCATGGGAAAAGACCTATACGAGTCCGTATGGTGAGCCTAACGAATTCGATTATGAAAACTACCTGCAGTTCCTGCCGGGTGGTGGAAATGGGAATTTCCAAAGTTCGGAAGACCCTAATGGAATGAATATTAATTCTATATACTGGGATTATACCGGGATCTATAATGTGGATGACGTGCCGGGGGATCCTTACCTGAAATATTTAACACTTGATTATGATTTTATGGGCAATGAATACTTCCAATTGACCGTTATTAATGATCATACGATAGAACTGTTTCACGAGTTTTCAGGAACCGTTTATCGATTTACAGGAAAAGGATATATTCAGTATAAGAATACGGATGGAAAGCTGCGTAAATCGAAAAAAGATATCGAAAAGGAAATGATAAAGATTAGTAAGTTTTAA
- a CDS encoding NAD(P)H-dependent glycerol-3-phosphate dehydrogenase: MSDTPKFAVFGGGSWATAIVKMLCENLAEVGWYMRSVYALEHIKKEQHNPNYLSSIEFNTDQLRLSNDINEMVTYADYLIFVIPSAFVENELKKLKVSLEGKIIFSAIKGIVPESSLIVGDHFFTHYNIPFKDIGVITGPCHAEEVAMERLSYLTIACADEEKAELVASKLRCEYIKTTTSDDIIGTEYAAMLKNIYALAAGIAHGLGYGDNFQSVLMSNAIREMKRYVKKVHKMKRDINGSAYLGDLLVTGYSIFSRNRMFGNMIGKGYTVKSAMMEMSMVAEGYYATKSAYLLNQKKGKKKAKTPIIDAVYEILYEAKNPKKVFKKLTEKLN, from the coding sequence ATGTCTGATACACCTAAATTTGCTGTTTTTGGAGGAGGAAGCTGGGCTACGGCCATCGTGAAAATGCTTTGCGAAAACCTCGCTGAAGTTGGCTGGTATATGCGTAGCGTTTATGCGTTGGAACACATTAAAAAGGAGCAGCATAATCCTAATTATTTAAGCTCGATCGAGTTCAATACAGACCAGCTTAGATTGAGTAATGATATCAACGAAATGGTAACATATGCGGATTACCTCATCTTTGTGATCCCATCCGCCTTTGTAGAGAACGAACTAAAGAAATTAAAGGTTTCTCTGGAAGGAAAGATTATTTTTTCAGCAATAAAAGGAATTGTTCCTGAAAGTAGCCTCATTGTTGGAGATCATTTTTTCACTCATTATAACATCCCCTTTAAAGATATAGGTGTTATTACCGGACCATGTCATGCAGAAGAAGTAGCCATGGAAAGGCTTTCCTATCTAACTATAGCCTGTGCAGATGAAGAAAAGGCCGAACTTGTAGCGTCAAAATTACGCTGCGAATATATTAAGACCACCACCAGTGACGATATCATTGGGACCGAATACGCTGCCATGCTCAAGAATATCTACGCGCTTGCTGCCGGTATCGCCCATGGCCTGGGATATGGTGATAATTTCCAAAGCGTTTTAATGAGTAACGCCATTAGGGAAATGAAACGCTATGTAAAAAAGGTCCATAAAATGAAACGTGATATTAACGGTTCGGCTTATTTGGGAGATCTGTTGGTAACCGGCTATTCAATTTTTAGCAGGAACAGGATGTTTGGTAATATGATAGGGAAAGGATATACAGTAAAAAGTGCGATGATGGAAATGAGTATGGTAGCCGAAGGATATTACGCGACTAAAAGTGCGTACCTGTTAAACCAGAAAAAAGGGAAAAAGAAAGCCAAAACACCTATTATAGATGCGGTTTACGAGATCCTTTATGAAGCCAAAAACCCGAAAAAGGTCTTTAAGAAACTTACCGAAAAATTAAACTGA
- a CDS encoding HYR domain-containing protein, which produces MKKVTFSNWRMLITSLLFASFGLFMQTEATGQNPGCAPTVGFPDPPAGLACPGVMTPAVIWEETFDSGFGVFTEDPVPVGANDLTISTNGDTPSSGTGSECNPEGMSGPEYVFLEGSFTLAGETHCMSTTVDLTAEAAPLYLSFWYYMFGDNIGDLIINVNGTQEFIATGQMQTSQTDPWLQGEVDLSAYAGLMVTIQVCMTEGNGAISTFESDTSIDHMQIFNCALPPPIINCPMDVVTSNDPGLCTAQVSFSDAVAIDPDGGPVTVMQTMGPPSGSDFPVGVTVIEFTATDDEGDTSTCQFTITVEDNEIPIVTCPADIVTDNDPGICGAVVTYPNPTVMDNCFMGGGIVVDELSTLYAGGNGLGANATVYFDATVAGNSLTLNEIDINTDAAAGVTVNADIYLIAGGTYSGNETNPGAWGAVASTASGPSADTNNPTTLVLTTPLTLNANTTYAVAVFMDQSVNYTNGNGTNEQYSNADITLDLGSATSGLFTGSVFSPRVWNGAVRYEYNASNAPYTVITGFPSGDVFPVGTTLTTLEYTDAGGNAVQCTFNVTVNDVEAPTVTCVGSAGTVNVSEDFDAGLPAGWSTVINTGTCDWENGTDLPTGDDFTTPAMFFDDDACGSGAPASNVSLLSDVYDTSGGATVTLGYDVAFQEAGGGSTGTVEVWDGAAWQQVALYNVDLDPDIQTESIDITAYSNAALQVRWTFDDNGGAWGWHYGVDNFSLDYDIAAAPFDVVLDANGMASVPATDLVIGWDDNCGAGGVTISGGGGGMPSTLATTLAGGNGNFGNMFDINALNEVTIQSFDIHGDTGATFDVEVYAKSGTWVGSEDNPGAWTLIGTAPGVVSNGDGVVTPLNLTLNYVIPAGETHAFYVTPTDFSTGGFNYTNGTATGNVFASDANIEFLEGAGKNYPFTGTTFQPRVFNGNILYETGSGGGGMVIDFTCDDLGITEVTIFATDAAGNESSCTAIVNVIDETPPVLVCQDVTIELGPDGTADINPEDLLANSPSTYDVVTISSDNQSGTEGFTDLTVPVTAAEVVSFDWDYTTPDGPAFDSFGYLLNGVYTELTDPLGALQQSGNSGPINLAPGDVFGFRSYSLDGLFGACTTTVSNFVPGFNGQFDPANWTVTLTNSDGDAFFVEIPGGPLSFDACGITVLAVDITEVTCDDIGTDYDETITITNPALMSSNVFSFTGTPTGATADAVLEVMTFGDIDGTGANEEMWTITDEDSNVTGTIGATGSFADQCNTTLTETFMIPAAMIDAWAADGQIDFTGTDVAGNINTVLCGGDFLSLRLMYSTGGNLTATVFASDASGNLAACQSMITVVDALAPEVTCPADQTVDPGPGNLFYTVPDYWAGGDATAADNCTDPVTVFSQDPPAGSQLPDGVYTVTLCATDEYGNEGCCTFELTVESILGAADNELGSAISMYPNPAAEQVTLANGSNILLDSAVIYDMNGKLVNTIDLRNMGSEMVIDVSQLASGVYMVQIAGEESTTVKRLIKE; this is translated from the coding sequence ATGAAAAAAGTTACTTTCTCGAACTGGAGAATGTTAATAACCTCACTGTTATTTGCATCCTTCGGTTTATTTATGCAAACGGAGGCGACGGGTCAAAATCCCGGCTGTGCTCCAACTGTTGGATTTCCCGATCCTCCGGCAGGTTTAGCTTGTCCAGGGGTAATGACCCCAGCGGTGATCTGGGAAGAAACCTTCGATTCAGGATTCGGAGTATTTACCGAAGATCCGGTACCAGTGGGTGCAAATGATCTAACTATCAGTACCAACGGAGATACTCCGTCTTCCGGTACTGGTTCTGAATGTAATCCGGAAGGAATGTCCGGCCCGGAATATGTATTTCTTGAAGGGTCCTTTACACTCGCCGGAGAAACTCATTGTATGAGTACAACTGTCGACCTAACGGCCGAAGCTGCACCTTTATACCTATCTTTCTGGTACTACATGTTTGGAGACAACATTGGAGACCTGATTATCAATGTAAATGGAACTCAGGAGTTTATCGCTACTGGACAAATGCAAACAAGCCAGACCGATCCTTGGTTACAAGGCGAAGTAGACCTTAGCGCTTACGCAGGCTTGATGGTAACAATTCAGGTATGTATGACCGAAGGTAATGGAGCTATCTCTACTTTCGAATCTGATACTTCCATTGACCATATGCAGATCTTTAATTGTGCTCTGCCTCCTCCAATTATCAACTGTCCAATGGATGTTGTGACAAGTAACGATCCGGGGCTGTGTACAGCTCAGGTTTCATTCTCCGACGCTGTTGCGATAGATCCGGATGGCGGACCGGTAACTGTGATGCAAACCATGGGGCCACCATCAGGAAGTGATTTCCCGGTAGGGGTTACCGTTATAGAATTTACAGCTACTGATGATGAGGGAGATACTTCCACTTGTCAATTCACTATTACAGTAGAAGATAACGAAATTCCTATAGTAACCTGTCCTGCAGATATAGTAACGGATAACGATCCGGGTATTTGTGGTGCGGTTGTTACCTACCCTAATCCAACAGTAATGGATAACTGTTTTATGGGCGGTGGAATTGTTGTGGATGAACTTTCAACCCTATATGCAGGAGGAAATGGTCTGGGAGCGAACGCTACCGTTTATTTCGATGCAACCGTTGCTGGAAATTCGCTCACGTTGAATGAGATCGATATAAATACCGATGCTGCCGCAGGAGTGACAGTGAACGCAGATATCTACCTCATCGCCGGCGGTACTTACTCTGGTAACGAAACGAATCCAGGAGCATGGGGTGCCGTTGCATCTACTGCATCCGGACCCTCAGCAGACACAAACAATCCTACAACACTGGTATTAACAACACCTCTTACATTAAACGCTAACACTACGTATGCAGTGGCAGTGTTTATGGATCAGTCTGTTAATTATACTAACGGTAATGGTACTAACGAGCAATATTCTAATGCCGATATTACCTTAGATCTTGGATCTGCTACTTCTGGTTTATTTACAGGATCTGTTTTCAGCCCACGGGTATGGAACGGAGCAGTTCGATATGAGTATAATGCGTCTAATGCGCCTTACACGGTCATCACCGGATTCCCTTCTGGAGATGTATTCCCTGTGGGAACAACTCTTACGACGCTGGAGTACACAGATGCAGGTGGAAACGCTGTACAATGTACTTTCAATGTTACTGTAAACGACGTAGAAGCGCCAACTGTAACTTGCGTAGGTTCTGCTGGCACAGTTAATGTTTCTGAAGATTTCGACGCCGGATTACCAGCCGGATGGAGTACTGTGATCAACACAGGTACCTGCGACTGGGAAAATGGAACCGATCTTCCAACTGGAGACGACTTTACTACACCGGCCATGTTCTTTGATGATGATGCCTGTGGTTCAGGAGCTCCGGCGAGTAATGTGTCTCTACTATCCGATGTATATGATACTTCGGGGGGTGCTACCGTAACTCTGGGTTATGATGTTGCCTTCCAGGAAGCTGGAGGTGGATCGACCGGAACAGTAGAAGTTTGGGACGGAGCTGCATGGCAACAAGTTGCCCTATATAATGTAGATCTTGATCCGGATATTCAAACCGAATCTATCGATATTACTGCATATTCTAATGCTGCCCTTCAGGTTCGTTGGACTTTCGACGACAACGGCGGCGCATGGGGATGGCACTATGGAGTAGATAATTTCTCATTAGACTATGATATAGCTGCTGCACCATTTGACGTTGTTCTTGATGCCAATGGTATGGCTTCAGTTCCTGCAACAGACCTTGTAATAGGATGGGATGATAACTGTGGCGCTGGTGGTGTAACAATTTCCGGTGGCGGTGGCGGCATGCCATCAACTCTTGCTACTACATTAGCAGGTGGTAATGGAAACTTCGGAAACATGTTCGATATCAACGCCTTGAACGAGGTGACAATCCAGTCCTTCGATATTCATGGTGATACGGGTGCGACTTTCGATGTGGAAGTATATGCCAAGTCCGGAACATGGGTTGGATCTGAAGATAATCCTGGAGCATGGACCTTAATTGGAACAGCCCCCGGAGTTGTATCTAATGGTGATGGAGTTGTTACTCCATTAAACCTCACACTTAATTATGTTATCCCGGCTGGAGAAACTCATGCGTTCTATGTAACGCCAACAGATTTCTCAACCGGTGGATTTAATTATACCAATGGAACAGCAACCGGTAATGTCTTTGCATCCGATGCCAACATCGAGTTCTTAGAAGGAGCGGGTAAAAATTATCCGTTTACGGGTACTACATTCCAGCCTCGTGTATTCAACGGAAACATTCTGTATGAAACAGGATCTGGTGGTGGTGGAATGGTGATAGACTTCACCTGTGATGACCTTGGAATAACAGAGGTAACCATCTTTGCTACAGATGCTGCTGGAAACGAATCGTCATGTACGGCAATTGTAAATGTTATAGACGAAACTCCTCCGGTATTAGTATGCCAGGACGTAACGATAGAACTAGGACCAGACGGTACTGCCGATATCAACCCGGAAGACCTGTTGGCTAACTCACCATCTACTTATGATGTAGTGACTATTAGTAGTGATAACCAATCCGGTACGGAAGGATTTACAGATCTTACTGTTCCTGTTACAGCTGCTGAGGTTGTAAGTTTCGATTGGGATTATACTACGCCTGACGGCCCGGCTTTCGATAGCTTTGGATACTTATTGAATGGTGTCTATACAGAGCTTACCGATCCTCTTGGTGCCTTACAACAAAGTGGAAACAGTGGCCCGATCAATCTGGCCCCTGGAGATGTGTTCGGTTTCCGATCGTACTCTCTTGACGGACTCTTTGGAGCCTGTACCACTACAGTAAGTAACTTTGTACCTGGATTCAACGGACAGTTCGATCCGGCTAACTGGACAGTAACCCTTACCAACTCTGATGGAGATGCATTCTTCGTAGAGATCCCTGGAGGACCACTATCCTTTGACGCCTGTGGTATTACAGTACTAGCGGTAGATATCACCGAGGTAACTTGTGACGACATCGGAACAGATTACGATGAGACGATCACGATCACTAACCCTGCCTTGATGTCTTCTAACGTATTCTCTTTCACCGGAACACCCACAGGAGCTACAGCAGATGCTGTCCTTGAGGTAATGACCTTTGGTGATATTGATGGAACAGGAGCTAACGAGGAGATGTGGACTATCACCGACGAGGACTCTAACGTTACAGGTACTATTGGTGCCACTGGTTCATTTGCCGATCAGTGTAATACAACCCTTACAGAGACCTTTATGATCCCTGCAGCCATGATCGATGCCTGGGCAGCAGACGGACAGATAGATTTCACCGGTACCGATGTAGCCGGAAACATAAACACCGTACTTTGTGGTGGCGACTTCCTATCATTACGATTAATGTATTCAACTGGAGGAAACCTAACCGCAACGGTATTTGCTTCCGATGCTAGTGGTAACCTGGCGGCTTGTCAGTCTATGATCACGGTAGTTGATGCCCTGGCACCAGAGGTGACCTGTCCGGCAGACCAAACCGTAGATCCAGGACCAGGTAACCTGTTCTACACCGTTCCAGATTACTGGGCAGGTGGAGATGCAACAGCAGCAGACAACTGTACCGATCCGGTAACAGTCTTCTCACAAGATCCTCCAGCTGGTTCACAGCTTCCTGACGGGGTGTACACAGTAACACTATGTGCTACCGACGAATATGGAAACGAAGGATGTTGTACATTCGAGCTCACCGTAGAGAGTATTCTTGGTGCAGCAGACAATGAACTGGGAAGCGCCATTAGTATGTATCCAAATCCAGCAGCAGAGCAAGTAACTCTTGCCAATGGATCGAACATCCTACTGGATAGCGCAGTGATCTATGATATGAATGGCAAACTGGTAAATACCATCGACCTTCGCAATATGGGAAGTGAAATGGTGATCGATGTATCTCAACTGGCATCTGGAGTCTATATGGTTCAGATAGCAGGTGAAGAATCGACAACAGTGAAGCGATTGATAAAAGAATAA